A window of Choristoneura fumiferana chromosome 8, NRCan_CFum_1, whole genome shotgun sequence contains these coding sequences:
- the LOC141430143 gene encoding zinc finger CCCH domain-containing protein 15 homolog, giving the protein MPPKKASAGGAPSKKTEQKKKEKVIEDKTFGIKNKKGAKQQRFIQQVEKQVKSGGIHPAKPMEDKKKEKEQKLKEQKEMLALFKPVQTQKVEKGTDPKSVVCAFFKQGQCTKGDRCKFSHDLTIERKAEKRSLYVDMRDDDTMDNWDEEKLKEVVAKKHEEDGKQQPTTDIICKHFLEAVEKSKYGWFWECPSGSRCIYRHALPPGFVLKRDKKKLDEKKTEISLVDLIERERAALGPNQTKITLETFLAWKKKKIKEKLETLAANEEQRRSDFKAGRAVGLSGREMFSFDPAMAADNDDEDDEAVDIGTYDDEEQDNTEYREVTFDLLAMEASEADDTGTKATTDRLQQLSKELPNGDSASAEPDSAVPINENLFLDDELDEELQNLELDD; this is encoded by the exons atgcCTCCAAAGAAAGCAAGCGCTGGCGGTGCTCCAAGCAAAAAAACTGAgcagaagaagaaagaaaaagttattGAG gATAAAACATTTGGTATAAAGAACAAAAAGGGAGCAAAACAACAGAGGTTCATTCAGCAg GTGGAGAAACAGGTGAAGAGTGGTGGCATCCACCCTGCTAAGCCTATGGAGGATAAGAAGAAGGAAAAAGAACAGAAGTTGAAGGAGCAGAAGGAAATGTTAGCACTGTTCAAGCCTGTGCAGacacaaaaagttgaaaaag GCACGGATCCCAAGTCAGTGGTGTGTGCATTCTTCAAGCAGGGTCAGTGCACGAAAGGTGACCGCTGCAAGTTCTCCCATGACCTCACCATCGAAAGAAAG GCGGAGAAGCGTTCTCTGTACGTGGACATGCGTGATGACGACACCATGGACAACTGGGACGAAGAGAAGCTCAAAGAGGTTGTCGCCAAGAAGCACGAAGAAGATGGCAAACAACAACCCACCACAGATATT ATATGCAAACATTTCCTGGAAGCCGTGGAGAAATCAAAATACGGTTGGTTCTGGGAATGCCCGTCCGGCAGCCGCTGTATATACAGGCACGCGCTGCCGCCGGGCTTCGTGCTGAAGCGGGACAAAAAGAAACTGGATGAGAAGAAGACTGAGATATCCCTCGTGGACCTGATAGAAAGAGAGAGGGCGGCCCTCGGCCCCAACCAGACCAAGATCACGCTGGAAACCTTCTTGGCgtggaagaagaagaagatcaaGGAGAAACTG gaaaccCTGGCCGCCAATGAGGAGCAGCGTCGCTCGGACTTCAAGGCCGGCCGCGCCGTCGGCCTCTCGGGCCGCGAGATGTTCTCCTTTGACCCGGCCATGGCGGCCGACAATGACGATGAAGATGACGAGGCCGTCGACATCGGGACTTATGATGACGAAGAGCAGGACAACACCGAGTATAGAGAGGTCACGTTCGATCTGCTCGCTATGGAGGCGTCTGAG GCGGATGACACAGGCACCAAAGCGACCACGGACCGGCTCCAACAGCTCTCCAAAGAGCTCCCCAACGGCGACTCTGCGTCCGCGGAGCCCGACAGCGCAGTCCCCATCAACGAGAACCTGTTCCTCGACGACGAGCTCGACGAAGAGCTGCAGAACTTGGAGCTGGATGATTGA
- the LOC141430144 gene encoding phosphotriesterase-related protein, which yields MSSRVQTVLGDMDPSALGRTLTHEHLSMEFTHFYRKPPKHLAAKFAGSMTLQNVGYLRQYPYSSLYNLTLNDDATRRAVVNDVKMYKKCGGGTIVENSTEGLDRDLQFLKQVALDTGVHILAGTGYYIADMQADDSLHGTKEELYHHMMKELTTGCVSDATVKAGFMGEIASVWPIREFEKRAIQAAGEVQEQLGCGVTFHPHRAPEAPFEIIRLYLEAGGRADKAVMSHLDRTLLDEEAVLSFAELGTYCQWDLFGTEVSYYQLSKDTDMPNDVRRLAMIARVVEDKREDRVLMSHDIHTKHRLADFGGHGYSHILNNILPRMKSRGFSQETIDTITIENPARWLTIDKQF from the exons ATGAGTTCTCGAGTTCAAACCG TGCTAGGAGACATGGACCCCTCGGCCCTCGGCCGAACCTTAACCCACGAGCACCTGTCCATGGAGTTCACCCACTTCTACCGCAAGCCCCCTAAGCATCTGGCGGCCAAGTTTGCCGGCAGCATGACTTTGCAGAACGTCGGGTACCTGAGGCAGTACCCGTACAGTTCTTTGTACAATCTGACGCTGAATGACGACGCTACGAGACGGGCGGTCGTGAATGATGTGAAGATGTATAAGAAGTGCGGAGGAG GCACAATCGTCGAGAACTCCACCGAGGGTTTGGATCGAGACCTGCAGTTCCTTAAGCAAGTAGCTTTGGATACTGGCGTCCACATCCTCGCTGGCACGGGGTACTATATAGCAGACATGCAGGCCGATGACTCCTTGCATGGCACTAAGGAGGAACTGTATCACCACATGATGAAGGAACTGACGACGGGGTGTGTTAGCGACGCGACAGTGAAGGCGGGGTTTATGGGGGAAATTGCCAGCGTTTGGCCGATACGAG AGTTTGAGAAGCGTGCTATACAGGCGGCGGGGGAGGTGCAAGAACAGCTGGGGTGCGGGGTGACGTTCCACCCGCATAGGGCTCCGGAGGCACCCTTTGAGATCATTCGGCTGTACCTGGAGGCGGGAGGACGAGCTGACAAGGCTGTTATGTCGCATCTTGATC GCACGCTGTTAGACGAGGAAGCGGTCCTATCCTTCGCGGAGCTCGGCACTTACTGCCAATGGGACCTCTTCGGCACAGAAGTGTCGTACTACCAGCTCAGCAAGGACACTGACATGCCGAACGACGTGCGCCGTCTCGCGATGATCGCGAGGGTCGTGGAAGACAAGAGGGAAGACCGCGTGCTCATGTCGCATGATATCCACACCAAACATCGCCTG GCCGACTTCGGCGGGCACGGGTATTCCCACATCCTCAACAACATATTGCCTCGCATGAAGTCCAGAGGGTTCTCCCAAGAGACCATAGACACCATCACCATAGAGAACCCAGCCAGGTGGTTGACGATCGATAAACAGTTTTAA
- the LOC141430133 gene encoding LOW QUALITY PROTEIN: dynein axonemal assembly factor 4-like (The sequence of the model RefSeq protein was modified relative to this genomic sequence to represent the inferred CDS: inserted 1 base in 1 codon) produces the protein MPIIVKEYTWRQTPSTLNIRIPLNPVNREKVDLFTTDSYIKAHYSPFIFEIFLLHDVDNDKSKCVVKDDEIVFDLMKREELEWETLEKELTKPEKMQLKQEILEKCQKKAQEESEERRIRKSQMNRFTVQQAMEIDSKQHSLMDSRRDEQRKVAMDALEEWRVNADKKGGVKIVELPDEVPEVKQTEIKIEPKRTNTKTEPKVMESAKPRPRKPVKIPVRSEYVAKKKEEAATRVLPRLRTAGSVEVSHTPRTFPTPSRESAAAEEEAWLRNVTLARRATGFVSEDLRPEEQDPQWCKEKGDEXFRAGNFLGAISAYTHGISLSDRLPSLFANRAATHFALGNFNKCVNDCSSALELMQPACEGNRRSRAKCIARRAAGLARLGYLNKAIDEMKAAARLLPDDEMIKKDVYDMERAWEQNPDSD, from the exons ATGCCTATTATAGTTAAAGAATACACTTGGCGGCAAACGCCCTCGACTTTAAACATAAGGATACCTCTCAATCCGGTAAATAGGGAAAAAGTGGACTTATTCACAACCGATTCATACATCAAAGCGCATTACAGCCCattcatttttgaaatatttctcCTGCACGACGTAGACAACGATAAAAGTAAATGTGTCGTAAAAGATGACGAGATCGTGTTTGATTTAATGAAAAGAGAAGAATTGGAGTGGGAAACTTTAGAAAAAGAGCTAACAAAACCAGAGAAGATGCAACTTAAGCAAGAGATACTGGAGAAGTGTCAGAAGAAAGCTCAAGAGGAGTCTGAAGAGAGGAGAATAAGAAAGAGTCAAATGAATAGATTCACTGTGCAGCAAGCCATGGAGATAGACTCTAAGCAACACAGTCTAATGGATTCTAGAAGAGACGAGCAGAGGAAGGTTGCGATGGATGCGTTGGAGGAATGGAGGGTGAACGCTGACAAAAAGGGGGGAGTTAAAATTGTAGAGTTGCCAGATGAAGTACCGGAAGTGAAACAGACTGAAATTAAGATTGAACCAAAAAGAACGAACACCAAAACTGAACCGAAAGTAATGGAATCTGCTAAACCTCGTCCAAGAAAACCAGTGAAG ATTCCAGTAAGGTCCGAATACGTGGccaagaagaaagaagaagcgGCAACGCGGGTGCTGCCGCGGCTGCGGACCGCCGGGTCGGTGGAGGTGTCCCACACGCCGCGGACGTTCCCCACGCCGAGCCGCGAGTCCGCCGCCGCCGAGGAGGAGGCCTGGCTAAGGAACGTGACCCTAGCCAGACGCGCCACTG GTTTCGTCTCCGAAGACCTCCGCCCGGAGGAGCAGGACCCGCAGTGGTGCAAGGAGAAGGGCGACG TTTTCCGCGCCGGCAACTTCCTCGGCGCCATCAGCGCGTACACGCACGGCATCTCGCTCTCGGACCGTCTGCCGAGCTTGTTCGCCAACAGAGCCGCCACACACTTCGCGCTCGGGAACTTCAACAAATGC GTGAACGACTGCTCGTCAGCCCTGGAGCTGATGCAGCCAGCCTGCGAGGGCAACCGGCGCAGCCGCGCCAAGTGCAttgcgcgccgcgccgccggccTCGCGCGCCTCGGGTACCTCAACAAAGCCATCGACGAGATGAAAGCCGCCGCCCGACTGCTGCCGGATGACGAGATGATAAAGAAGGACGTGTATGATATGGAAAGGGCTTGGGAGCAGAATCCCGATTCTGATTGA
- the LOC141430132 gene encoding LOW QUALITY PROTEIN: uncharacterized protein (The sequence of the model RefSeq protein was modified relative to this genomic sequence to represent the inferred CDS: inserted 1 base in 1 codon), with the protein MALSFLRTKVITRHVKKQFYQNKRNAGYVVLIPEIGEDAEKNTLLAENGLPEFSDITIEKCIAAISKQSLDYENGVSHIEKSTANCKNAFKEVFQPLEMLDGQLELTWGIAKTLYLGNSSLMPTASYRNIHERAHKARSAKFNSVPIFQAAVNEKNKLKKLTDEEQRLLDKYILEGKLNGLDEAGGKREKLHSTIAELQKQRYMFREKVQLATNXFTSTINDSQVVREFPESLIKSVATSNDSSRGPWKVTLQPHVYEPFMQYCPDRSLRWNAWQAHVQRCSGFGNKDLESSTHLERIRGLRTEQAKLLGFETFVDMSMETKMAGSVENVNNVLDSLLEYARPMQDVELDSLQKYAQERGFDFKLEHWDIPYWQRKQKWSLYNFDEEKIREYFPLPKVIHSLFNLCRTLFKIQIEERSNVHSWHKDVKFYDVYDESSNKPIAGFYLDPYARQNEKIRVFDDAGWHISIQNKCASTGTTPLSALIFNFQAPTDGKQSLLSFNEVSVLFQRFGHSLRHLLTKANYSEVAGLSNVEWDAAEVCGQFMTLWLYDPHTIQAISGHHKTEEPLPDKFIQNLQNIRGHMAGYTLCKELYLSRLDIELHSKKAFWRDLVKELWPKYHALPFDKYDSHPLSFTKVVSEEWAAAYYCHIWSRMIAADVYSAFEEARNANQDLLAVGARYRDTFLALGGSCHPGEVFRRFRGRDPSPQALLNNLGLSKKIVEE; encoded by the exons atggCTTTATCGTTCCTGCGCACTAAAGTGATAACTCGACACGTGAAAAAGCAATTTTACCAAAACAAACGAAACGCTGGATACGTCGTGCT tatTCCAGAAATAGGAGAGGATGCTGAAAAGAACACATTGCTTGCAGAAAATGGGCTGCCTGAGTTTAGTGACATCACCATCGAGAAATGCATTGCCGCCATCAGTAAACAGAGCTTGGACTACGAAAATGGTGTCAGTCACATCGAAAAGTCAACAGCCAACTGCAAAAATGCATTTAAAGAAGTATTCCAACCTTTGGAGATGCTCGATGGCCAGCTCGAACTTACCTGGGGCATAGCCAAGACTTTGTATCTAGGAAACAGCTCTCTTATGCCCACAGCATCTTACAGAAACATCCACGAAAGAGCACACAAAGCCAGGTCAGCTAAATTTAACAGTGTACCTATCTTCCAAGCCGCTGTCAACGAGAAAAACAAACTGAAGAAGCTCACAGACGAGGAGCAAAGACTTTTAGATAAATATATCTTAGAAGGCAAGCTTAATGGTCTAGATGAGGCTGGCGGCAAACGAGAAAAGCTTCACAGTACTATTGCTGAATTACAGAAGCAGAGATACATGTTCCGAGAAAAAGTCCAATTGGCCACTA TGTTTACTAGTACCATAAATGATAGCCAAGTTGTGCGTGAATTCCCTGAAAGCCTTATAAAATCTGTAGCCACGAGTAATGATAGCAGCAGAGGACCATGGAAAGTCACTTTACAACCCCATGTCTATGAACCTTTCATGCAATACTGCCCTGATAGATCTCTGCGTTGGAACGCATGGCAAGCCCATGTACAGAGATGTTCAGGCTTTGGCAATAAAGACTTAGAGAGCAGCACGCATTTAGAGAGAATACGCGGTTTACGCACAGAACAAGCCAAATTACTAGGATTTGAAACATTTGTTGATATGAGCATGGAAACGAAAATGGCGGGATCTGTGGAAAATGTCAATAACGTCCTTGATAGCTTGCTGGAATATGCCCGTCCCATGCAGGATGTCGAGTTAGATTCGCTGCAGAAATACGCACAAGAGAGAGGCTTTGATTTCAAACTGGAGCACTGGGACATCCCTTACTGGCAGCGAAAACAGAAGTGGTCTCTTTACAACTTCGATGAAGAAAAAATCCGGGAATATTTCCCTCTGCCAAAAGTTATTCACAGTCTTTTCAATCTGTGCAGAACACTGTTCAAGATACAGATTGAAGAGAGATCAAATGTCCACTCTTGGCACAAAGATGTCAAATTTTACGACGTGTATGATGAATCCAGTAACAAACCTATTGCAGGATTTTACCTAGACCCTTATGCTCGCCAGAACGAGAAAATACGCGTCTTCGATGACGCCGGCTGGCACATATCGATACAAAACAAATGCGCGTCTACTGGCACCACTCCTTTGTCAGCATTGATATTCAACTTCCAGGCTCCCACAGACGGAAAACAGTCTCTACTCAGTTTCAATGAAGTCAGCGTTCTCTTCCAAAGATTTGGTCACTCCTTGAGGCATTTACTTACGAAAGCGAACTACTCCGAAGTCGCAGGTTTATCCAACGTCGAGTGGGACGCGGCTGAAGTCTGCGGCCAATTCATGACGCTTTGGCTCTACGATCCTCACACAATCCAAGCAATCAGCGGCCATCACAAAACAGAGGAACCATTACCAGACAAGTTTATCCAGAACCTTCAGAACATCAGAGGCCACATGGCAGGCTACACATTATGCAAAGAGCTCTACTTATCGCGGTTAGACATAGAGCTGCATTCGAAGAAAGCCTTCTGGCGTGATTTAGTTAAGGAGCTATGGCCGAAATACCATGCTTTGCCGTTCGATAAGTACGATTCGCATCCTCTTTCTTTCACGAAAGTTGTTTCTGAAGAGTGGGCAGCGGCGTATTACTGCCATATTTGGTCGAGGATGATCGCCGCGGATGTTTACAGTGCGTTCGAGGAGGCCAGGAATGCAAACCAAGACTTGTTGGCTGTTGGCGCTCGATATAGAGACACCTTCCTAGCTTTAGGAGGCAGTTGCCATCCTGGGGAGGTGTTCCGCAGGTTCCGAGGCCGCGATCCCTCCCCTCAAGCGTTGTTGAACAATCTTGGACTCTCCAAGAAGATTGTTGAGGAATGA